A single Epinephelus fuscoguttatus linkage group LG13, E.fuscoguttatus.final_Chr_v1 DNA region contains:
- the inhbb gene encoding inhibin beta B chain, producing the protein MSIYSLALSCLVACVLSVRCSSVATGTETQSSPQESCASCGLRAPDLSERVNIDFLEAVKRHILNRLQMRDRPNITHPIPKAAMVTALRRLHAGKVREDGRVEIPSFDGQAAYNNEVQAENSEIISFAESDDHTSSKSGLYFLISNEGNQNLYVSQANLWLYFRVLPAGPEKGLRRKVTVKIHYQEPGAASGAEGGPGGGGGGTGRWALVEKRVDLKRSGWHTFPLSEAVRAVFGKASRRQDLEVHCEGCETAGVAPVLVDPGDPSHRPFLVVRARQVDGKHRIRKRGLECDGTSGGLCCRQQFYIDFRLIGWNDWIIAPAGYYGNYCEGSCPAYMAGVPGSASSFHTAVVNQYRMRGMSPGSVNSCCIPTKLSTMSMLYFDDEYNIVKRDVPNMIVEECGCA; encoded by the exons ATGAGCATCTACAGCCTGGCTTTGTCTTGTTTAGTGGCGTGCGTCCTCTCCGTGCGCTGCAGCTCGGTGGCTACCGGGACAGAGACTCAGAGCTCGCCACAGGAGTCGTGCGCGTCCTGCGGCCTCAGGGCGCCGGATCTGTCGGAGCGGGTGAACATTGACTTTTTGGAAGCGGTGAAGAGGCACATACTGAACCGGCTGCAGATGAGAGACAGACCCAACATCACCCATCCCATCCCGAAGGCTGCGATGGTGACGGCGCTGAGGAGGCTGCACGCCGGGAAAGTGAGAGAGGACGGCCGTGTGGAGATCCCCAGCTTTGACGGACAGGCTGCATATAACAACGAGGTTCAAGCGGAGAACTCTGAGATTATCAGCTTCGCCGAATCAG ATGACCACACATCCTCCAAGTCTGGCCTGTACTTCCTCATCTCCAACGAGGGCAACCAGAACCTGTATGTGTCCCAGGCAAACCTCTGGCTCTACTTCCGTGTGCTGCCAGCCGGTCCTGAGAAGGGCCTCCGGAGGAAGGTGACGGTCAAGATCCATTACCAGGAGCCTGGGGCTGCCAGCGGTGCAGAGGGAGGcccaggaggtggtggagggggaACAGGCCGATGGGCCCTGGTGGAGAAGCGGGTGGATCTGAAACGCAGCGGCTGGCATACTTTCCCCCTCTCAGAGGCGGTGCGGGCTGTGTTCGGGAAGGCCAGCCGGCGGCAGGACCTGGAGGTCCACTGCGAGGGCTGTGAGACAGCTGGCGTGGCTCCAGTGCTAGTGGACCCAGGCGACCCGTCCCATCGGCCCTTCCTGGTGGTGCGTGCGCGGCAGGTGGATGGAAAGCACCGCATTCGTAAGCGAGGGCTCGAGTGTGACGGCACCAGCGGGGGCCTTTGCTGCCGGCAGCAGTTTTACATAGACTTCCGCCTTATTGGCTGGAACGACTGGATCATTGCACCAGCTGGTTATTACGGCAACTACTGTGAGGGCAGCTGCCCGGCCTACATGGCGGGTGTGCCGGGCTCGGCTTCATCCTTCCACACTGCAGTAGTTAACCAGTATCGCATGAGAGGGATGAGCCCGGGCTCAGTCAACTCCTGCTGTATCCCCACCAAGCTCAGTACTATGTCCATGCTCTACTTTGACGATGAATACAACATCGTAAAGAGGGATGTGCCCAACATGATCGTGGAGGAGTGTGGCTGCGCTTGA